Part of the Engystomops pustulosus chromosome 4, aEngPut4.maternal, whole genome shotgun sequence genome is shown below.
aggaaggaaggaagagtcAGAGAGAAGAGGTCACACACCCACGACCCCTGACCTTAGGCAGGGTCACTCACCGGTGGGAAGTAGGTCCCTTTGGTGCTGGCGGAGCTGCTGGAGGAGGCTCCGGTCACGTGTGCGCGGTCGTACGGTGGCCCGCTGCTTCCTCCCATGATGCTCAGCGAGCTGATAACCGTTTTGCCGCGCGACATTCCTGCAGGAGACAATGAGCGGGAGGCGAAGGGTTAATCCACAATCACacgactggcacattgtaacggagCGCAGAGCGTGGCACCCACCTGGCAGGGAGCTGGTCAGGGAGCTGGGGTGCGGCACATACCCCAGGGGCACCGAGGCCGGACCATGCACCACGTAGTCGTTAGCCATGGTCTCCCCGTCACCCTTCATCCTGGGGCACAGCACCCGCTGGCACACAAAGTAGACTCCGCCCACCACGAAGACGGTGAGGATGACCCCGATGATGGAACCGATGGTGTTGGTGGAGGGCGGAGGCGGCTCCTCTGTGGGATCTGTAGGGAACAAGACATGTGATCAGGAGGAGGCGGAGATAATGCAGAGGGGCGGGGCTTATAGGACCAGAACTTACAGCAGCCCAGTTTATCGGTTCTGTCACTGCAATCCCGGTTCTGGTCACATCGCTGGTGCTTCCCGACGCACTGACCGTTACCACAATGGAACTGCTCCGGACTGCAGATCTCTGAGCGAGGAGAGAGAAAAAGTTATATCGTAATGCTACagctcaatgcacagagcacagcagggtgaggacacaatctaagatacaaatccatacatcacacacatctccagagacaacacataacactggctgcagagagcacagagcacagcagtgtgaggtctgattacacatctctccagggacaatacagaacactggctgcagagagcacagagcacagcagtgtgaggtctgattacacatctctccagggacaatacagaacactggctgcagagagcacagagcacagcagtgtgaggtgtgattacacatctctccagggacagtacataacactggctgcagagagcacagagcacagcagtgtgaggtctgattacacatctctccagggacaatacataacactggctgcagagagcacagagcacagcagtgtgaggtctgattacacatctctccagggacaatacagaacactggctgcagagagcacagagcacagcagtgtgaggtctgattacacatctctccagggacattgcataacactggctgcagagagcacagagcacagcagtgtgaggtctgattacacatctctccagggacagtacataacactggctgcagagagcacagagcacagcagtgtgaggtctgattacacatctctccagggacaatacataacactggctgcagagagcacagagcacagcagtgtgaggtctaattacacatctctccaggtacaaaacataacactggctgcagagagcacagagcacagcagtgtgaggtctaattacacatctctccagggacagtacataacactggctgcagagagcacagagcacagcagtgtgaggtctgattacacatctctccagggacaatacatagcactggctgcagagagcacagagcacagcagtgtcaggtctgattacacatctctccagggacattacataacactggctgcagagagcacagagcacagcagtgtgaggtatgatcacacatctctccagggacaatacataacactagctgcagagagcacagggcacagcagtgtgaggacacgcccccagtcctgctgctactaggcGGTTATGATAAGACACTTACCTTCGCAGTTGACCTCGTCGGACTTGTCCTGGCAGTTGACCTCCCCGTTGCAGCGGAGGGCGGAGTCTATGCACTGGCCGCTGGCGCAGATGTACTGGGTGCTGGTGCACTTGGGGCAGTTCTGTTCGTCGCTGTTGTCCACGCACTCCATGAAGCCGTCGCAGCGCCACTCGTTGGGGATGCAGTCGATCTCTCCGGTGTAACAGGTGAAATGCTGCGGGGAGCAGGTGGGGGGGTCTGCAAGGGATCGAGGGGTTAGTGTTGAGCAATCATCCtctggggtgcaggggctggGGTGGGGGTCACTCACCGGAGCAGATCAGCTCATCGTCCTTCAGCACCAGGTGCAGGGGGCAGGAGCAGCGGGTGGTGCCGTCTCCCTTCACGATACAGATGTGGGAGCAGCCGCCATTGTCCTGGGCGCAGGGGTGATCCTCTAAAAGACAGAGAACCCGTCAGCATATCCTGCCGCGTCCAATCAGCACCCAGCGGCCGGTCACGTGACTCACTGTATTCCTTGTCGCTCATCTCGGTCACGGCGTGGATGTCGGTCAGGAAGGGGATTCGGGCCTGGATCTTAGTGCGCCCCTCGCGCCCCGTTTTGTCGATGCGCTCGATCATCTGCTGCTGGCGGTCGATCCAATACAAATGGTTCCCGAAAACCGTGAGTCCGACCGGCTGCAGCACGTTGGAGTCTTCCAGCACGATCCGGTTCCCTCCTATAGGACCAGACCCTTCCGTTACTGTATTACCTTATATTacacagcagggggcgctctattACACCTCACGTCCCTTCTTACCGGACAAGTCGCTGCTCTCGATCCGCCTCAGGTCCGAGTCGGCCCAGAAAAGCTTCCCCATCTTATTATCCAGAGCCAGCGCAATGGGTTTACTGAGCCCGGTGAAGAACAGAACCTCCCGCTCCGTCCCGTCCAGTGCGGCGCGCTCGATTTTGGCGGAGCGCTCCTGTAGGTTGGTGAAATACATGTACCTGCggagagagagatccagaagaatcagTACCAGGCCGGGCGTGCATGTGATTATTACCCCACCACGACCTCTGACCCCCCCGCTCACCCTCGCTCGGGGTTGACCAGGATGGCTCTGGGTCGGTCCTGCTCTCCCTTCAGGACGATCCCTACGGCGCGGCCGTCCATGCGGGTGACGTTGATGACGTTTGTGGCCTCGCAGGTCCAGTAGATCAGGCGGCTGTAGATGTCCAGGCTCATGTCGTAGGGCTGCAGGTCCAGGTTCTGGTTGGGGTTGGGGTTGGACACGACGGTCACATTCTGCAAACAGAAAACACGATAATGTTAGAAGAGAACACGCAGCGCGGATTGCAGCAGAGACGCTTTGTGGCGGTTCTCACCTCGCTGCCGTCCTCCAGGGCTCTGCGGATGCTCTGCCGGGAGTCGATCCAGTACAGGTGCCGGTCCACTGGGTCGTAGTCGATGGCGCGGACGTTGCGCAGGTTGTGGATGGGGAGGATGATGTCCGGGCTCTGCTGCTCGTCTATCACCATCCTGTTGATGGCGTTCTTCTGGCTGAAGAGCAGGAATGCGCTGGGAGCTGTAGAGAGGTCATATGTTATATACGATACACGATGCAGATAataagcccctcccccccccggcaCTCCCCCGCCGCTCACCGCTACACGTCTTGTTGTCCTCGTTCAGGGAGTAGTGCACGGGGCAGCCGCACGAGTATCCGCTCCCGGGGGAGGCCAGGCACAGGTGCGAGCAGTGGCCATTGCCGGACACACACTCGTTCCATCCCGACTGGCGGGACGAGTGGAAGACCAGGATGTCCATGACGTAGTCCAGGTGCCCCTGGATGATGGTGCGGTTCTGCCCGCTGGTCTTGTTGGCCCGCTCAATGCTGCGGCGGCTCCAGTCCGTCCAGTAGATGAAGTCCTGGTACTGGGTGAGGCCGAAGGGGTGCGGCAGGTCGTCGGCGATGACCTCGCGCTCTTGTCCCAGCATATTGGAGGACTCGATGAGATTGGTGTCCAGATCCGTCCAGTAGAGGCGCCGCTCCGCGTAGTCGATGGTCAGACCGTTGGCGCGGCCCACGTTGGGCACCAGGGTGATGCGCTCGCTCCCGTCCATCGCTGCACGGTCAATCTTAGGCTTCCCTCCCCACTCAGTCCAGTACATAAACCTGCAGAGGAGACATggtaagtgcagctctggctgtgactagaGTCTCACCATGGTAAGTGCAGCTATGTGTGTGACCGGAGGATAAGATGGTGTGTGCAGCCCTGTGTGTGACCGGAGGATAAGATGGTGTGTGTGCAGCCCTGTGTGTGACCAGAGGATAAGATGGTGTGCGTGCAGCCCTGTGTGTGACCAGAGGATAAGATGGTGTGTGTGCAGCCCTGTGTGTGACCGGAGGATAAGATGTTTGTGTGCAGCCCTGTGTGTGACCAGAGGATAAGATGGTGTGCGTGCAGCCCTGTGTGTGACCAGAGGATAAGATGGTGTGTGTGCAGCCCTGTGTGTGACCAGAGGATAAGATGGTGTGTGCAGCCCTGTGTGTGAGCGGAGGATAAGATGGTGTGTGCAGCCCTGTGTGTGAGCGGAGGATAAGATGGTGTGTGTGCAGCTCTGTGTGTGACCAGAGGATAAGATGGTGTGTGCAGCTTTGTGTGTGACCGGAGGATAAGATGGTGTGTGCAGCCCTGTGTGTGACCGGAGGATAAGATGGTGTGTGCAGCCCTGTGTGTGACCAGAGGATAAGATGGTGTGTGCAGCCCTGTGTGTGACCAGAGGATAAGATGGTGTGTGTGCagccctgtgtgtgactggaggATAAGATGGTGTGTGCAGCCCTGTGTGTGACCGGAGGATAAGATGGTGTGTGCAGCCCTGTGTGTGACCAGAGGATAAGATGGTGTGTGCAGCCCTGTGTGTGACCGGAGGATAAGATGGTGTGTGCAGCCCTGTGTGTGACCGGAGGATAAGATGGTGTGTGCAGCCCTGTGTGTGAGCGGAGGATAAGATGGTGTGTGCAGCCCTGTGTGTGAGCGGAGGATAAGATGGTGTGTGCAGCCCTGTGTGTGAGCGGAGGATAAGATGGTGTGTGTGCAGCTCTGTGTGTGACCAGAGGATAAGATGGTGTGTGCAGCTTTGTGTGTGACCGGAGGATAAGATGGTGTGTGCAGCCCTGTGTGTGACCGGAGGATAAGATGGTGTGTGTGCAGCCCTGTGTGTGACCAGAGGATAAGATGGTGTGTGCAGCCCTGTGTGTGACCGGAGGATAAGATGTTTGTGTGCagccctgtgtgtgactggaggATAAGATGGTGTGTGCagccctgtgtgtgactggaggATAAGATGGTGTGTGCagccctgtgtgtgactggaggATAAGATGGTGTGTGCagccctgtgtgtgactggaggATAAGATGGTGTGTGCAGCCCTGTGTGTGACCAGAGGATTAGATGGTGTGTGCAGCTTTGTGTGTGACTGGAGGATTAATGTGTGTGGGACCCTCTGATGACGCACCCCTCTGCTGGGTCCAGGGCGAGTGCCCGTGGGCTGTCCAGGTCCTTCCACACCAGGATCTGCCGGTGGAGGCCGTCCAGCTTGGAAACCTCAATGCGATTGGTTCCGGTGTCGGCCCAGTACAGGTTCTTCCCTAACCAGTCCACGGCCATGCCTTCTGGGTAATCTAACCCGAACTGTACCACGTGCTCCAGGGCGCTGCCGTTCATGTAGGCGCGACTGATGGTCTGTAAGAGAGGAGTCACAGGACTTAGACCAACGTGGATGAAAGGGGAGAATATACGGACTACTCAGaccgcagctttggatgtgactggagtacaccATATTCACCTTCAGACTGATGTCGGTCCAGTAGATCCTGTTGTCCACCACATCGAAGTCCAGTGCGGAGGCCTCCTTGACGCCGGTGAGCGGGATGGCCACGTTGTTGTTGTTGGTCTCCAGGGAGATGCGTCGGATGTCGGCGCGGcgggagaagaggaggaaggcCTCGGGCACGATGCAGGTCCTCATGTCACTGATGAGCTCCAGGCCAATGGGACAGGCGCAGCGCAGGCCCTGGGGCCGGTACAGGCAGAGGTGCGAGCAGCCGCCATTGCCCTCCGCACAGGCGTTACTCCCGGACGTGCGCTGGATGGTGGTGGCTTTCAGTCCCATCAGGTCGGGCAGCTGATCTATGATGACCTCCCGCTCGCCCGTCTGCTTGTGCACCCGCTCAATGCTGCGCCGCTGCCAGTCCGTCCAGTACACAAAGTCACCCAGCAACGTGAAGCCAAAGATATGCGGCAGCTTGTCCTCCACCAGAACCCGCCGACCCGTCCCGTTAGTGGTCATCACCTGCAAGACACAAATATAGTCCTGAGTGCAGAGCTGAGGGTGCGTTACAGTGTAACCCGTACACACACCCCAACCCCCCTCCATctccttatagagtgtaagctcttgtgatcaggaccctcaccccaacccccctccatctcctcagagtgtaagctcttgtgatcaggaccctcactcctcctgtgtcctccatctcctcagagtgtaagctcttgtgatcaggaccctccctcctcctgtgtcctctccatctcctcatagagtgtaagctcttgtgatcaggaccctcactcctcctgtgtcctctctctcctcatagagtgtaagctcttgtgatcaggaccctcactcctcctgtgtcctccatctcctcatagagtgtaagctcttgtgatcaggaccctccctcctcctgtgtcctctctctcctcatagagtgtaagctcttgtgatcaggaccctccctcctcctgtgtcccctctctcctcatagagtgtaagctcttgtgatcaggaccctccctcctcctgtgtcctctctctcctcatagagtgtaagctcttgtgatcaggaccctccctcctcctgtgtcctctccatctcctcatagagtgtaagctcttgtgatcaggaccctccctcctcctgtgtcccctctctcctcatagagtgtaagctcttgtgatcagggccctcactcctcctgtgtcctgtatctcctcatagagtgtaagctcttgtgatcaggaccctccctcctcctgtgtcccctctctcctcatagagtgtaagctcttgtgatcaggaccctccctcctcctgtgtcctctctctcctcatagagtgtaagctcttgtgatcaggaccctcactcctcctgtgtcctgtatctcctcatagagtgtaagctcttgtgatcagggtcctcactcctcctgtgtcccctctatctcctcatagagtgtaagctcttgtgatcagggcccgcactcctcctgtgtccccccctctctctcctcatagagtgtaagctcttgtgatcaggaccctcactcccctccatctcctcatagagtgtaagctcttgtgatcaggaccctcactcccctccatctcctcatagagtgtaagctcttgtgatcaggaccctcactcctcctgtgtcccctcatagagtgtaagctcttgtgatcagggcccgcactcccctccatctcctcatagagtgtaagctcttgtgatcagggcccgcactcccctccatctcctcatagagtgtaagctcttgtgatcagggcacgcactcctcctgtgtccccccctctctctcctcatagagtgtaagctcttgtgatcaggaccctcactcccctccatctcctcatagagtgtaagctcttgtgatcaggaccctcactcccctccatctcctcatagagtgtaagctcttgtgatcaggaccctcactcctcctgtgtccccctctctatctccccatagagtgtaagctcttgtgatcaggaccctcactcctcctgtgtcctctctctccccatagagtgtaagctcttgtgatcaggaccctccctcctcctgtgtcccctctctcctcatagagtgtaagctcttgtgatcaggaccctccctcctcctgtgtcccctctctcctcatagagtgtaagctcttgtgatcaggaccctcactcctcctgtgtctccctctctcctcatagagtgtaagctcttgtgatcaggaccctcactcctcctgtgtcccctgtatctcctcatagagtgtaagctcttgtgatcaggaccctcactcctcctgtgtcctctctatctcctcatagagtgtaagctcttgtgatcaggaccctcactcctcctgtgtcctctctatctcctcatagagtgtaagctcttgtgatcaggaccctcactcctcctgtgtcctctctatctcctcatagagtgtaagctcttgtgatcaggaccctcactcctcctgtgtctccctctctcctcatagagtgtaagctcttgtgatcaggaccctccctcctcctgtgtcctctctatctcctcatagagtgtaagctcttgtgatcaggaccctcactcctcctgtgtctcctctatctcctcatagagtgtaagctcttgtgatcaggaccctcactcctcctgtgtcctctctatctcctcatagagtgtaagctcttgtgatcaggaccctcactcctcctgtgtcctgtatctcctcatagagtgtaagctcttgtgatcaggaccctccctcctcctgtgtcccctctctcctcatagagtgtaagctcttgtgatcaggaccctcactcctcctgtgtcccctctatctcctcatagagtgtaagctcttgtgatcaggaccctcactcctcctgtgtcctctctctccccatagagtgtaagctcttgtgatcaggaccctccctcctcctgtgtcccctctctcctcatagagtgtaagctcttgtgatcaggaccctcactcctctccATCTccccatagagtgtaagctcttgtgatcaggaccctccctcctcctgtgtcctctctctcctcatagagtgtaagctcttgtgatcaggaccctcactcctcctgtgtcctgtatctcctcatagagtgtaagctcttgtgatcaggaccctcactcctcctgtgtcccctccatctcctcatagagtgtaagctcttgtgatcaggaccctcactcctcctgtgtctccctctctcctcatagagtgtaagctcttgtgatcaggaccctcactcctcctgtgtcccctgtatctcctcatagagtgcaagctcttgtgatcagggccctcactcctcctgtgtcccctctctcctcatagagtgtaagctcttgtgatcaggaccctcactcctctccATCTccccatagagtgtaagctcttgtgatcaggaccctccctcctcctgtgtcctctctctcctcatagagtgtaagctcttgtgctcaggaccctcactcctcctgtgtcccctctatctcctcatagagtgtaagctcttgtgatcaggaccctcactcct
Proteins encoded:
- the LRP6 gene encoding low-density lipoprotein receptor-related protein 6 isoform X1; this encodes MGAVLRSLLVCSLSCLLRASPLLLYANRRDLRVVDAAGMKGNSTVLVTGLEDAAAVDYVYFRGYIYWSDVSEEAIKRINFNKSGASQDVIISGLVSPDGLACDWLGEKLYWTDSETNRIEVSNLDGTLRKVLFWQELDQPRAIALDPTRGYMYWTDWGEVPKIERAGMDASLRSVIIDSDIYWPNGLTLDYEEQKLYWADAKLSFIHKANLDGSFRQTVVKGSLPHPFALTLYGDTIYWTDWNMRSILACNKYTGEERREVDSNIFSPMDIHVFSQQRQPNATNPCAGHNGGCSHLCLMSPVTPYYQCACPTGVRLQEDGKTCLQGATELLLLARRTDLRRISLDTPDFTDIVLPLDDIRHAIAIDYDPVDGYIYWTDDEVRAIRRAQIDGSSSQFIIVSQVSHPDGIAVDWVARNLYWTDTGTDRIEVTRLNGTMRKILISEDLDEPRAIVLDPAHGYMYWTDWGETPKIERAAMDGTDRLVLVNTSLGWPNGLALDYAEGKIYWGDAKTDKIEVMTTNGTGRRVLVEDKLPHIFGFTLLGDFVYWTDWQRRSIERVHKQTGEREVIIDQLPDLMGLKATTIQRTSGSNACAEGNGGCSHLCLYRPQGLRCACPIGLELISDMRTCIVPEAFLLFSRRADIRRISLETNNNNVAIPLTGVKEASALDFDVVDNRIYWTDISLKTISRAYMNGSALEHVVQFGLDYPEGMAVDWLGKNLYWADTGTNRIEVSKLDGLHRQILVWKDLDSPRALALDPAEGFMYWTEWGGKPKIDRAAMDGSERITLVPNVGRANGLTIDYAERRLYWTDLDTNLIESSNMLGQEREVIADDLPHPFGLTQYQDFIYWTDWSRRSIERANKTSGQNRTIIQGHLDYVMDILVFHSSRQSGWNECVSGNGHCSHLCLASPGSGYSCGCPVHYSLNEDNKTCSAPSAFLLFSQKNAINRMVIDEQQSPDIILPIHNLRNVRAIDYDPVDRHLYWIDSRQSIRRALEDGSENVTVVSNPNPNQNLDLQPYDMSLDIYSRLIYWTCEATNVINVTRMDGRAVGIVLKGEQDRPRAILVNPERGYMYFTNLQERSAKIERAALDGTEREVLFFTGLSKPIALALDNKMGKLFWADSDLRRIESSDLSGGNRIVLEDSNVLQPVGLTVFGNHLYWIDRQQQMIERIDKTGREGRTKIQARIPFLTDIHAVTEMSDKEYKDHPCAQDNGGCSHICIVKGDGTTRCSCPLHLVLKDDELICSDPPTCSPQHFTCYTGEIDCIPNEWRCDGFMECVDNSDEQNCPKCTSTQYICASGQCIDSALRCNGEVNCQDKSDEVNCEEICSPEQFHCGNGQCVGKHQRCDQNRDCSDRTDKLGCYPTEEPPPPSTNTIGSIIGVILTVFVVGGVYFVCQRVLCPRMKGDGETMANDYVVHGPASVPLGYVPHPSSLTSSLPGMSRGKTVISSLSIMGGSSGPPYDRAHVTGASSSSSASTKGTYFPPILNPPPSPATERSHYTMEFGYSSNSPSTHRSYSYRPYSYRHFAPPTTPCSTDVCDSDYTPSHRLMSATAKGYTSDLNYDSEPVPPPPTPRSQYLSAEESCPPSPYTERSYSHHLYPPPPSPCTDSS
- the LRP6 gene encoding low-density lipoprotein receptor-related protein 6 isoform X2 — protein: MKGNSTVLVTGLEDAAAVDYVYFRGYIYWSDVSEEAIKRINFNKSGASQDVIISGLVSPDGLACDWLGEKLYWTDSETNRIEVSNLDGTLRKVLFWQELDQPRAIALDPTRGYMYWTDWGEVPKIERAGMDASLRSVIIDSDIYWPNGLTLDYEEQKLYWADAKLSFIHKANLDGSFRQTVVKGSLPHPFALTLYGDTIYWTDWNMRSILACNKYTGEERREVDSNIFSPMDIHVFSQQRQPNATNPCAGHNGGCSHLCLMSPVTPYYQCACPTGVRLQEDGKTCLQGATELLLLARRTDLRRISLDTPDFTDIVLPLDDIRHAIAIDYDPVDGYIYWTDDEVRAIRRAQIDGSSSQFIIVSQVSHPDGIAVDWVARNLYWTDTGTDRIEVTRLNGTMRKILISEDLDEPRAIVLDPAHGYMYWTDWGETPKIERAAMDGTDRLVLVNTSLGWPNGLALDYAEGKIYWGDAKTDKIEVMTTNGTGRRVLVEDKLPHIFGFTLLGDFVYWTDWQRRSIERVHKQTGEREVIIDQLPDLMGLKATTIQRTSGSNACAEGNGGCSHLCLYRPQGLRCACPIGLELISDMRTCIVPEAFLLFSRRADIRRISLETNNNNVAIPLTGVKEASALDFDVVDNRIYWTDISLKTISRAYMNGSALEHVVQFGLDYPEGMAVDWLGKNLYWADTGTNRIEVSKLDGLHRQILVWKDLDSPRALALDPAEGFMYWTEWGGKPKIDRAAMDGSERITLVPNVGRANGLTIDYAERRLYWTDLDTNLIESSNMLGQEREVIADDLPHPFGLTQYQDFIYWTDWSRRSIERANKTSGQNRTIIQGHLDYVMDILVFHSSRQSGWNECVSGNGHCSHLCLASPGSGYSCGCPVHYSLNEDNKTCSAPSAFLLFSQKNAINRMVIDEQQSPDIILPIHNLRNVRAIDYDPVDRHLYWIDSRQSIRRALEDGSENVTVVSNPNPNQNLDLQPYDMSLDIYSRLIYWTCEATNVINVTRMDGRAVGIVLKGEQDRPRAILVNPERGYMYFTNLQERSAKIERAALDGTEREVLFFTGLSKPIALALDNKMGKLFWADSDLRRIESSDLSGGNRIVLEDSNVLQPVGLTVFGNHLYWIDRQQQMIERIDKTGREGRTKIQARIPFLTDIHAVTEMSDKEYKDHPCAQDNGGCSHICIVKGDGTTRCSCPLHLVLKDDELICSDPPTCSPQHFTCYTGEIDCIPNEWRCDGFMECVDNSDEQNCPKCTSTQYICASGQCIDSALRCNGEVNCQDKSDEVNCEEICSPEQFHCGNGQCVGKHQRCDQNRDCSDRTDKLGCYPTEEPPPPSTNTIGSIIGVILTVFVVGGVYFVCQRVLCPRMKGDGETMANDYVVHGPASVPLGYVPHPSSLTSSLPGMSRGKTVISSLSIMGGSSGPPYDRAHVTGASSSSSASTKGTYFPPILNPPPSPATERSHYTMEFGYSSNSPSTHRSYSYRPYSYRHFAPPTTPCSTDVCDSDYTPSHRLMSATAKGYTSDLNYDSEPVPPPPTPRSQYLSAEESCPPSPYTERSYSHHLYPPPPSPCTDSS